In Fusobacterium varium, the sequence TTGGATATAAAATTTTCTACAATAAAAAATACTAAATTATCATTATTAAATAATAGAAAATACTATAAAAACATAATTAGTTAAAAAAAAGAGTTATTAAATATCAGTTAATAAAAAAATAAATAAAAAATAAAAGATAGAAAAATGCAAATGTAAAATTGAAGATTTACTTTTATTTTTTAATATGTAATAATTAAGTTGTAAATTAATATATATCTTTATAGCAAAGATAAAAATATATAAAGGAGGATTTATAACTATGGATCAATTAGAACAGTTTTCAATGAATTTCTTCTCATTAGAAGGAAAAGTAGCAGTTGTAACTGGAGGAAATACAGGACTAGGGCAAGCATATGTAGTAGCTTTAGCTAAAGCAGGTGCAGACTTATTCGTAGTAACTTATGATACAGCATGGGATGAAACTAGAGAATTAGTAGAAAAACAAGGAAGAAAAATTC encodes:
- a CDS encoding SDR family NAD(P)-dependent oxidoreductase — protein: MDQLEQFSMNFFSLEGKVAVVTGGNTGLGQAYVVALAKAGADLFVVTYDTAWDETRELVEKQGRKI